From Xylanivirga thermophila, the proteins below share one genomic window:
- the rlmB gene encoding 23S rRNA (guanosine(2251)-2'-O)-methyltransferase RlmB: MLDNQNQIEGKNPVLEALRGDRDIEKILISKDLDDGRTRQIIAKARNKNILVQRVDKRHLDNIAVSASHQGVIAIVASYNYVDVDDILENASKGDAPPFILILDEITDPHNFGAIIRTAECSGVDGIIIPKHRSVGLTPTVVKASAGAVEHMMIAKVTNIANTIDYIKEKGLWVAGADMEGSVYTKENLDGPIALVIGSEGKGLGRLVKEKCDFLVKIPMEGKIQSLNASVAAAVLMYEIVRQRG, from the coding sequence GGCCTTGCGGGGAGACAGGGATATTGAAAAGATACTTATATCAAAAGATTTGGATGATGGAAGGACAAGACAGATTATAGCAAAGGCAAGAAATAAAAATATATTGGTTCAAAGGGTGGATAAAAGGCATTTGGATAATATAGCGGTATCTGCTTCCCATCAGGGCGTTATAGCTATAGTAGCATCCTACAACTATGTTGATGTAGATGATATATTAGAAAATGCTTCTAAAGGGGATGCTCCACCTTTTATATTGATATTGGATGAGATTACAGATCCACATAACTTTGGCGCTATAATAAGGACTGCTGAATGCTCGGGAGTGGATGGTATAATAATACCTAAACACAGATCAGTAGGCCTCACTCCTACTGTAGTAAAGGCATCGGCGGGAGCTGTTGAACATATGATGATTGCTAAAGTGACAAATATAGCAAATACAATTGACTATATAAAGGAAAAGGGACTTTGGGTGGCGGGAGCTGATATGGAAGGTAGCGTATATACCAAAGAAAATTTGGACGGGCCTATTGCGTTGGTAATAGGTAGTGAAGGAAAGGGACTCGGGCGCTTGGTAAAGGAAAAATGTGATTTTCTCGTCAAAATCCCCATGGAGGGCAAGATTCAATCATTAAATGCATCTGTAGCTGCAGCAGTGCTGATGTATGAGATAGTCCGTCAAAGGGGATGA